A genome region from Gadus macrocephalus chromosome 15, ASM3116895v1 includes the following:
- the sgpl1 gene encoding sphingosine-1-phosphate lyase 1 isoform X2: MAASSDSALDVYREMLLLYVEQGRTQVNSLCADLEPWQVIGLTALTTLGGVWAKGFLFQQESLTSRMKKRVFRLIRKIPYVGMAIQSQLNKALDDMSVSLCTLKEGMSYTKQLPAAGLSQAQVLDMIKEYQTLNVVQWEKGWVSGAVYWGDETLTQLLVKVYGDFAWSNPLHPDIFPGVRKMEAEVVRMTCSLFHGGPESCGTVTSGGTESILMACKAYRDMAYERGVKHPEIVAPKSVHAAFDKAAHYFGMKLVHVPLDPDTMKVDMKAMKRAINGNTAMLVCSAPQFPHGIIDPVEEVAKLALRYKLPLHVDACLGGFLIGFMAKAGYPLAPFDFRIKGVTSMSADTHKYGYAPKGSSVILYSEKKYRHFQYFVAPNWQGGIYASPSIAGSRPGGIIAACWATMMHMGEDGYVDATRRIISTARTIEAEVRKIKGLFVFGKPEVSVVAMGSDDFDIFRLSNALTTKGWNLNTLQYPSSIHICCTVLHTKEGVAEKFVKDVGEQVAIIMKNPKEKTTGMGAIYGMAQSIPDRSMVTEISCGFLDCLYSTEVHKPTAPEVHMNGNGKAH; encoded by the exons ATGGCAGCGTCTTCTGAT AGTGCCTTGGACGTGTACCGGGAGATGCTACTGCTGTACGTGGAGCAGGGCCGGACCCAGGTGAACAGCCTGTGTGCGGACCTGGAGCCCTGGCAGGTCATCGGCCTCACCGCGCTCACCACGCTGGGCGGCGTCTGGGCCAAGGGCTTCCTGTTCCAGCAAGAAA GTCTCACGTCACGAATGAAGAAGCGGGTCTTCCGACTCATCAGAAAAATACCCTACGTTGGCATGGCA ATCCAGAGCCAGCTGAACAAGGCCCTGGACGACATGTCGGTCAGTCTGTGCACTCTGAAGGAGGGCATGAGCTACACAAAGCAGCTCCCGGCCGCCGGCCTTTCCCAGGCCCAAGTGCTCGACATGATCAAGGAATACCAGACGCTGA ACGTGGTCCAATGGGAGAAGGGCTGGGTGTCGGGGGCTGTGTACTGGGGAGACGAGACGCTGACCCAACTCTTGGTTAAG GTGTACGGCGACTTTGCGTGGAGCAACCCGCTCCACCCCGACATCTTCCCCGGGGTGCGGAagatggaggcggaggtggtgaGGATGACCTGCTCGCTGTTCCACGGAGGTCCCGAGTCCTGTGGCACG GTCACCTCCGGCGGCACAGAGAGCATCCTGATGGCGTGCAAGGCCTACAGAGACATGGCGTACGAGCGCGGAGTCAAGCACCCCGAAAT CGTTGCGCCAAAGAGCGTCCACGCGGCCTTCGACAAAGCGGCGCACTACTTTGGTATGAAGCTGGTCCACGTTCCCTTGGACCCGGACACCATGAAGGTGGACATGAAG GCCATGAAGAGGGCCATCAACGGGAACACGGCCATGCTGGTCTGCTCCGCCCCGCAGTTCCCCCACGGCATCATCGACCCTGTGGAGGAAGTAGCCAAG CTGGCTCTGCGCTACAAGCTGCCCCTGCACGTGGACGCGTGCCTGGGGGGGTTCCTCATCGGCTTCATGGCCAAGGCGGGCTACCCCCTGGCCCCGTTCGACTTCAGGATCAAGGGGGTCACCAGCATGTCAGCCGACACTCACAAG tatgGCTACGCCCCCAAAGGCTCCTCGGTCATCCTGTACAGCGAGAAGAAGTACCGCCACTTCCAGTACTTTGTGGCTCCCAACTGGCAGGGCGGGATCTACGCCTCGCCCTCCATAGCGGGCTCCAGGCCGGGGGGCATCATCGCCGCCTGCTGGGCCACCATGATGCACATGGGCGAGGACGGATACGTGGACGCCACGCGCAGGATCATCAGCACCGCGCGCACCATCGAGGCCGA GGTCCGTAAGATCAAGGGGCTGTTTGTGTTCGGGAAGCCCGAGGTGTCCGTGGTGGCCATGGGCTCCGACGACTTCGATATCTTCCGCCTCTCCAACGCGCTGACGACCAAAGGCTGGAACCTGAACACACTGCAGTACCCCTCCAG TATCCACATCTGCTGCACGGTCCTGCATACAAAGGAGGGCGTGGCCGAGAAGTTTGTCAAGGACGTCGGGGAACAGGTGGCCATcatcatgaagaaccccaaggAGAAGACCACTGGAATG ggagCCATCTACGGCATGGCGCAGTCCATCCCGGACAGGTCCATGGTGACGGAAATCTCCTGCGGATTCCTGGACTGCCTCTACAGCACTGAGGTGCACAAGCCCACAGCTCCAGAGGTTCACATGAACGGGAACGGTAAAGCCCACTGA
- the sgpl1 gene encoding sphingosine-1-phosphate lyase 1 isoform X1: MCYMSRICSALDVYREMLLLYVEQGRTQVNSLCADLEPWQVIGLTALTTLGGVWAKGFLFQQESLTSRMKKRVFRLIRKIPYVGMAIQSQLNKALDDMSVSLCTLKEGMSYTKQLPAAGLSQAQVLDMIKEYQTLNVVQWEKGWVSGAVYWGDETLTQLLVKVYGDFAWSNPLHPDIFPGVRKMEAEVVRMTCSLFHGGPESCGTVTSGGTESILMACKAYRDMAYERGVKHPEIVAPKSVHAAFDKAAHYFGMKLVHVPLDPDTMKVDMKAMKRAINGNTAMLVCSAPQFPHGIIDPVEEVAKLALRYKLPLHVDACLGGFLIGFMAKAGYPLAPFDFRIKGVTSMSADTHKYGYAPKGSSVILYSEKKYRHFQYFVAPNWQGGIYASPSIAGSRPGGIIAACWATMMHMGEDGYVDATRRIISTARTIEAEVRKIKGLFVFGKPEVSVVAMGSDDFDIFRLSNALTTKGWNLNTLQYPSSIHICCTVLHTKEGVAEKFVKDVGEQVAIIMKNPKEKTTGMGAIYGMAQSIPDRSMVTEISCGFLDCLYSTEVHKPTAPEVHMNGNGKAH; this comes from the exons ATGTGTTACATGAGCCGCATTTGC AGTGCCTTGGACGTGTACCGGGAGATGCTACTGCTGTACGTGGAGCAGGGCCGGACCCAGGTGAACAGCCTGTGTGCGGACCTGGAGCCCTGGCAGGTCATCGGCCTCACCGCGCTCACCACGCTGGGCGGCGTCTGGGCCAAGGGCTTCCTGTTCCAGCAAGAAA GTCTCACGTCACGAATGAAGAAGCGGGTCTTCCGACTCATCAGAAAAATACCCTACGTTGGCATGGCA ATCCAGAGCCAGCTGAACAAGGCCCTGGACGACATGTCGGTCAGTCTGTGCACTCTGAAGGAGGGCATGAGCTACACAAAGCAGCTCCCGGCCGCCGGCCTTTCCCAGGCCCAAGTGCTCGACATGATCAAGGAATACCAGACGCTGA ACGTGGTCCAATGGGAGAAGGGCTGGGTGTCGGGGGCTGTGTACTGGGGAGACGAGACGCTGACCCAACTCTTGGTTAAG GTGTACGGCGACTTTGCGTGGAGCAACCCGCTCCACCCCGACATCTTCCCCGGGGTGCGGAagatggaggcggaggtggtgaGGATGACCTGCTCGCTGTTCCACGGAGGTCCCGAGTCCTGTGGCACG GTCACCTCCGGCGGCACAGAGAGCATCCTGATGGCGTGCAAGGCCTACAGAGACATGGCGTACGAGCGCGGAGTCAAGCACCCCGAAAT CGTTGCGCCAAAGAGCGTCCACGCGGCCTTCGACAAAGCGGCGCACTACTTTGGTATGAAGCTGGTCCACGTTCCCTTGGACCCGGACACCATGAAGGTGGACATGAAG GCCATGAAGAGGGCCATCAACGGGAACACGGCCATGCTGGTCTGCTCCGCCCCGCAGTTCCCCCACGGCATCATCGACCCTGTGGAGGAAGTAGCCAAG CTGGCTCTGCGCTACAAGCTGCCCCTGCACGTGGACGCGTGCCTGGGGGGGTTCCTCATCGGCTTCATGGCCAAGGCGGGCTACCCCCTGGCCCCGTTCGACTTCAGGATCAAGGGGGTCACCAGCATGTCAGCCGACACTCACAAG tatgGCTACGCCCCCAAAGGCTCCTCGGTCATCCTGTACAGCGAGAAGAAGTACCGCCACTTCCAGTACTTTGTGGCTCCCAACTGGCAGGGCGGGATCTACGCCTCGCCCTCCATAGCGGGCTCCAGGCCGGGGGGCATCATCGCCGCCTGCTGGGCCACCATGATGCACATGGGCGAGGACGGATACGTGGACGCCACGCGCAGGATCATCAGCACCGCGCGCACCATCGAGGCCGA GGTCCGTAAGATCAAGGGGCTGTTTGTGTTCGGGAAGCCCGAGGTGTCCGTGGTGGCCATGGGCTCCGACGACTTCGATATCTTCCGCCTCTCCAACGCGCTGACGACCAAAGGCTGGAACCTGAACACACTGCAGTACCCCTCCAG TATCCACATCTGCTGCACGGTCCTGCATACAAAGGAGGGCGTGGCCGAGAAGTTTGTCAAGGACGTCGGGGAACAGGTGGCCATcatcatgaagaaccccaaggAGAAGACCACTGGAATG ggagCCATCTACGGCATGGCGCAGTCCATCCCGGACAGGTCCATGGTGACGGAAATCTCCTGCGGATTCCTGGACTGCCTCTACAGCACTGAGGTGCACAAGCCCACAGCTCCAGAGGTTCACATGAACGGGAACGGTAAAGCCCACTGA
- the sgpl1 gene encoding sphingosine-1-phosphate lyase 1 isoform X3 — translation MDYKSALDVYREMLLLYVEQGRTQVNSLCADLEPWQVIGLTALTTLGGVWAKGFLFQQESLTSRMKKRVFRLIRKIPYVGMAIQSQLNKALDDMSVSLCTLKEGMSYTKQLPAAGLSQAQVLDMIKEYQTLNVVQWEKGWVSGAVYWGDETLTQLLVKVYGDFAWSNPLHPDIFPGVRKMEAEVVRMTCSLFHGGPESCGTVTSGGTESILMACKAYRDMAYERGVKHPEIVAPKSVHAAFDKAAHYFGMKLVHVPLDPDTMKVDMKAMKRAINGNTAMLVCSAPQFPHGIIDPVEEVAKLALRYKLPLHVDACLGGFLIGFMAKAGYPLAPFDFRIKGVTSMSADTHKYGYAPKGSSVILYSEKKYRHFQYFVAPNWQGGIYASPSIAGSRPGGIIAACWATMMHMGEDGYVDATRRIISTARTIEAEVRKIKGLFVFGKPEVSVVAMGSDDFDIFRLSNALTTKGWNLNTLQYPSSIHICCTVLHTKEGVAEKFVKDVGEQVAIIMKNPKEKTTGMGAIYGMAQSIPDRSMVTEISCGFLDCLYSTEVHKPTAPEVHMNGNGKAH, via the exons AGTGCCTTGGACGTGTACCGGGAGATGCTACTGCTGTACGTGGAGCAGGGCCGGACCCAGGTGAACAGCCTGTGTGCGGACCTGGAGCCCTGGCAGGTCATCGGCCTCACCGCGCTCACCACGCTGGGCGGCGTCTGGGCCAAGGGCTTCCTGTTCCAGCAAGAAA GTCTCACGTCACGAATGAAGAAGCGGGTCTTCCGACTCATCAGAAAAATACCCTACGTTGGCATGGCA ATCCAGAGCCAGCTGAACAAGGCCCTGGACGACATGTCGGTCAGTCTGTGCACTCTGAAGGAGGGCATGAGCTACACAAAGCAGCTCCCGGCCGCCGGCCTTTCCCAGGCCCAAGTGCTCGACATGATCAAGGAATACCAGACGCTGA ACGTGGTCCAATGGGAGAAGGGCTGGGTGTCGGGGGCTGTGTACTGGGGAGACGAGACGCTGACCCAACTCTTGGTTAAG GTGTACGGCGACTTTGCGTGGAGCAACCCGCTCCACCCCGACATCTTCCCCGGGGTGCGGAagatggaggcggaggtggtgaGGATGACCTGCTCGCTGTTCCACGGAGGTCCCGAGTCCTGTGGCACG GTCACCTCCGGCGGCACAGAGAGCATCCTGATGGCGTGCAAGGCCTACAGAGACATGGCGTACGAGCGCGGAGTCAAGCACCCCGAAAT CGTTGCGCCAAAGAGCGTCCACGCGGCCTTCGACAAAGCGGCGCACTACTTTGGTATGAAGCTGGTCCACGTTCCCTTGGACCCGGACACCATGAAGGTGGACATGAAG GCCATGAAGAGGGCCATCAACGGGAACACGGCCATGCTGGTCTGCTCCGCCCCGCAGTTCCCCCACGGCATCATCGACCCTGTGGAGGAAGTAGCCAAG CTGGCTCTGCGCTACAAGCTGCCCCTGCACGTGGACGCGTGCCTGGGGGGGTTCCTCATCGGCTTCATGGCCAAGGCGGGCTACCCCCTGGCCCCGTTCGACTTCAGGATCAAGGGGGTCACCAGCATGTCAGCCGACACTCACAAG tatgGCTACGCCCCCAAAGGCTCCTCGGTCATCCTGTACAGCGAGAAGAAGTACCGCCACTTCCAGTACTTTGTGGCTCCCAACTGGCAGGGCGGGATCTACGCCTCGCCCTCCATAGCGGGCTCCAGGCCGGGGGGCATCATCGCCGCCTGCTGGGCCACCATGATGCACATGGGCGAGGACGGATACGTGGACGCCACGCGCAGGATCATCAGCACCGCGCGCACCATCGAGGCCGA GGTCCGTAAGATCAAGGGGCTGTTTGTGTTCGGGAAGCCCGAGGTGTCCGTGGTGGCCATGGGCTCCGACGACTTCGATATCTTCCGCCTCTCCAACGCGCTGACGACCAAAGGCTGGAACCTGAACACACTGCAGTACCCCTCCAG TATCCACATCTGCTGCACGGTCCTGCATACAAAGGAGGGCGTGGCCGAGAAGTTTGTCAAGGACGTCGGGGAACAGGTGGCCATcatcatgaagaaccccaaggAGAAGACCACTGGAATG ggagCCATCTACGGCATGGCGCAGTCCATCCCGGACAGGTCCATGGTGACGGAAATCTCCTGCGGATTCCTGGACTGCCTCTACAGCACTGAGGTGCACAAGCCCACAGCTCCAGAGGTTCACATGAACGGGAACGGTAAAGCCCACTGA